A single Fodinicurvata sp. EGI_FJ10296 DNA region contains:
- the mobA gene encoding molybdenum cofactor guanylyltransferase MobA: MIDPGRSPAIDVVGAVILAGGLSRRMGGGDKALADLCGKTVLERVIDRLLPQLGWPVVGAVSASASERLAINANGDPARFARFGFRVVPDTVSGNQGPLAGVLTAMEWAASRSAASGRGADANRIYVATVACDTPFLPVDLVCRLSALLVSMPDDTIACAQSCGRIHPVAALWPLTVRDRIGDAIQAGERRLGSFIQRFPGVVADYGCPPADPFFNVNTREDLDRARRLMGDIRAGRTT; encoded by the coding sequence ATGATCGATCCCGGTCGCAGTCCCGCCATCGACGTTGTCGGCGCCGTCATCCTGGCGGGCGGGTTGTCGCGCCGGATGGGCGGAGGCGACAAGGCCCTGGCCGACCTGTGCGGCAAGACCGTTCTGGAACGGGTGATCGACCGCTTGCTTCCCCAATTGGGATGGCCCGTTGTCGGCGCCGTGTCGGCTTCGGCTTCGGAGCGATTGGCAATCAATGCCAACGGGGATCCAGCACGATTTGCACGATTCGGATTCCGTGTCGTTCCGGACACCGTTTCCGGCAATCAGGGACCTCTGGCCGGCGTTTTGACGGCCATGGAATGGGCCGCCAGCCGGTCCGCCGCATCGGGCAGGGGCGCGGATGCCAATAGAATTTACGTTGCCACGGTGGCCTGCGATACACCGTTCCTGCCCGTCGATCTGGTATGCCGCCTGTCGGCACTGCTGGTATCGATGCCGGATGACACAATCGCATGCGCGCAATCCTGCGGCCGCATTCATCCCGTGGCCGCCCTGTGGCCGCTGACCGTCAGGGACCGGATCGGCGACGCGATCCAGGCAGGCGAAAGGCGTCTCGGCAGCTTCATCCAGCGCTTTCCAGGCGTCGTTGCCGACTATGGCTGCCCACCCGCCGATCCCTTTTTCAACGTCAACACACGAGAGGATCTTGATAGGGCGCGTCGGTTGATGGGCGACATCCGGGCCGGTCGGACGACATGA
- a CDS encoding NAD kinase, with translation MPQSPPAVSGPRPSSPRLAFAAADTPEAKAAHQILIEKYGNCPIAQADVIVALGGDGLMLETLHRSITSGKPIFGMNRGSVGFLLNDFEVDGLRERIARTQSVILHPLRMIAKGADGLISQGLAINEVSLLRETRQAAKLRIAVDGIERLPELICDGALVCTPAGSTAYNLSAHGSIIPLEAGVLGLTPISAFRPRRWRGALLPHTARIRFDILEQAKRPVSAVADYTEVRDVAVVEVLEDRSIALKLLFDPEHSLDERILKEQFLP, from the coding sequence ATGCCACAATCGCCGCCCGCCGTATCGGGCCCTCGGCCGTCGTCCCCACGGCTGGCCTTCGCCGCTGCCGATACACCGGAAGCGAAGGCGGCGCACCAGATCCTCATCGAGAAGTACGGCAACTGTCCGATTGCCCAGGCAGATGTCATCGTGGCTCTGGGCGGCGACGGCCTGATGCTGGAAACGCTTCATCGTTCTATCACTTCGGGCAAACCGATTTTCGGCATGAATCGCGGCTCGGTCGGTTTTCTGCTGAATGATTTCGAAGTGGATGGCCTGCGCGAGCGAATCGCCCGGACGCAATCGGTGATCCTGCACCCGCTGAGGATGATCGCCAAGGGCGCCGACGGCCTGATCAGCCAGGGATTGGCCATCAACGAGGTATCGCTGCTGCGCGAGACACGACAGGCCGCCAAGTTGCGGATCGCCGTCGACGGCATTGAGCGGCTGCCGGAACTGATTTGCGACGGCGCGCTCGTCTGCACGCCGGCCGGATCGACCGCCTACAATCTCTCGGCTCATGGATCGATAATCCCACTGGAAGCCGGCGTTCTGGGGCTGACGCCGATCAGCGCCTTTCGGCCGCGCCGGTGGCGGGGTGCGCTGCTTCCGCACACGGCACGCATCCGGTTCGACATCCTTGAGCAGGCCAAACGTCCGGTCAGCGCCGTTGCCGACTATACCGAAGTGCGGGATGTTGCAGTGGTCGAAGTGCTGGAAGATCGCTCGATCGCATTGAAATTGCTCTTCGACCCCGAACACTCACTGGACGAACGCATCCTCAAGGAACAGTTTCTCCCCTGA
- a CDS encoding deoxyribodipyrimidine photo-lyase, whose product MIHDTRIRSLNARNETAGRYVLYWMQAAQRSRGNHALELAIRRGNALGLPIVVGFGLTESYPEANARHYRFMLDGLREVADDLAARGIAFVIRFGQPAAVAIELAAHAAFMVVDRNDLRMPRRWRREVAEAVQCPLVEVETDVVVPVDVASGKYETQARTLRPRLHRHLADYLEPLADSYPTVPAPDLADLPPSTVDLSDPAALVAALPIDQDVGPVRRLTGGRTAGIDRLSTFIKRQLKGYGSSRNEPAAFKVSFLSPYLHFGQISALEIALTVQSDRNAGEEDRKAFLEELIVRRELAFNFVRHHPDSYDSLDCLPDWARKSLDAHRHDRRDPLYDRATLEAADTHDRYWNAAMREMLHTGFMHNYMRMYWGKKILEWMRSPEEAFETTIYLNNKYFLDGRDPNSFANVLWIYGLHDRAWTERPIFGKTRYMAASGLERKFNIKAYVSMVDYLVEKESAWT is encoded by the coding sequence ATGATCCACGACACACGTATCCGATCCCTGAACGCCCGGAACGAGACCGCCGGGCGGTATGTCCTGTACTGGATGCAGGCGGCCCAGCGCAGCCGCGGAAATCATGCCCTGGAACTGGCGATCCGCCGCGGCAATGCCCTCGGCCTGCCGATCGTCGTGGGGTTCGGCCTGACCGAGAGCTACCCCGAGGCCAATGCCCGCCACTATCGCTTTATGCTCGACGGGCTGAGAGAAGTCGCCGACGATCTCGCCGCCCGAGGCATTGCATTCGTCATTCGATTTGGCCAACCGGCGGCGGTCGCCATCGAACTGGCGGCGCATGCGGCGTTCATGGTCGTCGACCGCAACGACCTGCGGATGCCCCGGCGCTGGCGCCGCGAGGTCGCCGAGGCCGTCCAATGTCCGCTGGTCGAGGTCGAAACGGATGTAGTCGTGCCGGTGGATGTTGCCTCGGGGAAGTACGAGACGCAGGCCCGCACGCTGCGCCCCCGTCTCCATCGCCATCTGGCCGACTATCTGGAACCGCTGGCTGACTCCTATCCAACCGTACCGGCCCCCGATCTTGCGGATCTGCCGCCGAGCACCGTCGATCTGTCCGATCCCGCGGCACTGGTCGCGGCTCTGCCGATCGATCAGGATGTCGGACCCGTGCGCCGCCTGACCGGCGGCCGCACAGCCGGGATCGACCGCCTGTCGACGTTCATCAAACGCCAGTTAAAGGGATATGGCAGCAGCAGGAATGAACCGGCAGCCTTCAAGGTGAGTTTTCTAAGCCCCTATCTGCATTTCGGACAGATTTCGGCATTGGAAATCGCCCTGACGGTCCAGTCGGACCGCAACGCGGGCGAGGAAGACCGCAAAGCGTTCCTGGAAGAACTGATCGTCCGGCGGGAACTGGCCTTCAACTTCGTCCGGCATCACCCCGACAGCTACGACAGTTTGGACTGCTTGCCGGACTGGGCGCGAAAGTCGCTGGATGCGCACCGGCACGATCGGCGCGATCCGCTGTACGATCGCGCAACACTGGAGGCCGCCGACACCCATGACCGCTACTGGAATGCCGCGATGCGCGAGATGCTGCACACTGGCTTCATGCACAATTACATGCGGATGTACTGGGGCAAGAAGATCCTGGAATGGATGCGCTCACCGGAGGAAGCGTTCGAGACAACGATTTATCTCAACAACAAGTATTTTCTCGACGGGCGGGATCCGAACTCATTCGCCAACGTACTCTGGATCTACGGTCTGCACGATCGGGCATGGACCGAGCGTCCGATATTCGGCAAGACGCGATACATGGCCGCATCGGGTCTGGAGCGGAAATTCAATATCAAGGCCTATGTCAGCATGGTCGATTACCTGGTCGAGAAGGAATCGGCCTGGACCTGA
- the apbC gene encoding iron-sulfur cluster carrier protein ApbC translates to MATTDSDIRTVLATIEDPDHGGNIVDRGMVSAILPNDDGAQIILEVEAGRADRLSSLQTRVEDAVKTALPHLAKVTVIMTAERSAGAEDANRPQRQAAPSGPAPRPGASGNGPQAGAERRTMAPDVRHIIAVASGKGGVGKSTVAANLALGLQRLGLSVGVLDADIYGPSMPRMLGVTGKPASPDGKTLDPMENHGLKIMSIGFMIEEETPMIWRGPMVQSALQQMLRDVNWGPLDVLVIDMPPGTGDAQLTLAQQVPLSGAVIVSTPQDIALLDARKGLNMFRKVDVPVFGIVENMSYFVCSNCGAQHDVFGHGGARREAERLGIPFLGEIPLHLAIRETSDGGTPVVVSNPEGEHAYAFVSIAELVRDTLEGNTTGAKPAPKIVYV, encoded by the coding sequence ATGGCGACGACCGACAGCGATATCCGCACCGTCCTGGCCACGATCGAGGATCCCGACCACGGCGGCAACATCGTCGATCGGGGCATGGTATCGGCTATTCTGCCAAACGACGACGGGGCCCAGATCATCCTGGAGGTGGAGGCCGGACGGGCAGACAGGCTGTCCTCGCTCCAGACCCGGGTCGAGGATGCGGTCAAGACCGCGCTGCCGCATCTGGCAAAGGTAACTGTAATCATGACGGCCGAACGAAGTGCCGGCGCCGAGGACGCGAACCGTCCACAGCGTCAGGCGGCGCCCTCGGGACCGGCGCCGCGGCCCGGTGCGTCGGGCAATGGTCCGCAGGCAGGGGCCGAGCGCCGGACCATGGCCCCTGATGTTCGGCATATCATCGCGGTGGCATCGGGCAAGGGCGGTGTCGGCAAATCCACGGTCGCCGCGAATCTGGCCCTTGGCCTTCAACGACTGGGCCTCTCGGTCGGGGTCCTCGACGCCGATATCTACGGCCCATCGATGCCCCGGATGCTGGGCGTGACCGGCAAGCCCGCCAGCCCCGACGGCAAGACACTCGACCCCATGGAGAATCATGGCCTGAAGATCATGTCGATCGGGTTCATGATCGAGGAAGAAACCCCGATGATCTGGCGTGGCCCGATGGTTCAATCGGCGCTGCAGCAGATGCTCCGCGACGTCAATTGGGGGCCGCTCGACGTTCTCGTCATCGACATGCCGCCGGGCACGGGCGATGCCCAGCTGACGCTTGCCCAACAGGTGCCGCTTTCGGGCGCCGTCATCGTTTCGACACCTCAGGACATCGCCCTGCTCGACGCCCGCAAGGGATTGAACATGTTCCGCAAGGTCGACGTCCCCGTGTTCGGCATCGTGGAAAACATGTCCTATTTCGTTTGCAGCAACTGCGGCGCGCAGCATGACGTTTTCGGCCATGGTGGCGCGAGACGCGAGGCGGAGCGCCTGGGAATCCCGTTCCTGGGCGAGATACCGTTGCATCTGGCGATCCGCGAAACCTCCGACGGCGGAACGCCTGTTGTCGTTTCCAATCCGGAGGGCGAGCACGCCTATGCGTTCGTTTCGATTGCCGAACTCGTCCGCGACACGCTGGAAGGCAACACGACGGGCGCGAAGCCGGCTCCGAAAATCGTCTACGTCTGA